A window of the Deinococcus gobiensis I-0 genome harbors these coding sequences:
- a CDS encoding aldo/keto reductase, with translation MTSSAYLPAADRYGTMPYPRSGRSGLRLPAISLGLWHNFGGADRLENARAILRRAFDLGITHFDLANNYGPPPGSAESTFGAVLASDLRPYRDELIVSTKAGYDMWAGPYGNWGSRKSLLASLDQSLRRLGLDYVDIFYHHRPDPETPLEETMTALADAVRSGRALYVGLSNYGPEQTREAARLLRDLGTPCVIHQPRYSMFDRRPEEGLLDVLGQEGIGGIVFSPLAQGLLTGKYLGGVPADSRAAADGRFLRPEHVTDAVLARTQALNELAGARGQTLAQLALAWVLRRPEVTSALIGASRPAQLDDAVGALARRDFGADELAQIEAILAG, from the coding sequence ATGACCTCCAGCGCCTATCTGCCCGCCGCCGACCGCTACGGCACCATGCCCTACCCCCGCAGCGGCCGCAGCGGCCTGCGCCTGCCGGCGATCTCGCTGGGGCTGTGGCACAACTTCGGCGGGGCCGACCGCCTGGAGAACGCCCGCGCCATCCTGCGCCGCGCCTTCGACCTGGGCATCACCCACTTCGACCTCGCCAACAACTACGGGCCGCCCCCCGGCTCGGCCGAGAGCACCTTCGGGGCGGTGCTGGCCTCCGACCTGCGCCCCTACCGCGACGAGCTGATCGTCTCGACGAAGGCGGGCTACGACATGTGGGCCGGGCCCTACGGCAACTGGGGCTCGCGCAAGTCCCTGCTCGCCAGCCTCGATCAGAGCCTGCGCCGCCTGGGCCTGGATTACGTGGACATCTTCTACCACCACCGCCCCGACCCCGAGACGCCGCTGGAAGAAACCATGACGGCCCTGGCCGACGCCGTGCGCAGCGGCCGGGCGCTGTACGTGGGCCTGAGCAACTACGGCCCCGAGCAGACCCGCGAGGCGGCGCGGCTGCTGCGGGACCTGGGCACGCCCTGCGTCATCCACCAGCCGCGCTACAGCATGTTCGACCGCCGCCCCGAGGAAGGCCTGCTGGACGTGCTGGGCCAGGAGGGCATCGGGGGCATCGTGTTCTCGCCGCTGGCCCAGGGCCTGCTGACTGGCAAGTACCTGGGCGGCGTCCCGGCCGACTCGCGCGCCGCCGCCGATGGCCGCTTCCTGCGCCCCGAACACGTCACCGACGCGGTGCTGGCCAGGACGCAGGCCCTGAACGAACTGGCCGGGGCGCGCGGGCAGACCCTGGCGCAACTGGCCCTGGCCTGGGTGCTGCGCCGCCCCGAGGTGACCTCGGCCCTCATCGGCGCGAGCCGCCCGGCGCAGCTCGACGACGCGGTGGGGGCGCTGGCCCGGCGCGACTTCGGCGCGGACGAACTCGCCCAGATCGAGGCGATCCTGGCGGGCTGA
- a CDS encoding endonuclease: protein MDIPREVLDETQARYLGRGEARQSCRARLEQGGPLAADTPTRAEARLTRLGVPLPEAQAVVEGQADAQTVAARLGTDARLGLERVLGANDLVGVAYLDLARAASRAVGRVVLRDARGRTVGYGTGWLCSPRLLLTNHHVLESAATARTAAVQFGYELGGDGALRTGAELALDPDTLFLTSEPLDYALVAVRGDTSAYGWLPLLAAQGKVLLGEALSIVQHPGGEPKQIALRENRLVDLLPDFLHYETDTAPGSSGSPVFNDAWEVVALHHSGVPRRDAQGRVLRRDGQPLAPGDPDTLIDWVANEGVRVSRLVEDLRLRPEASAPQTAPLLAEALAGQRPAPPQEAVAASGPVLDLGTLDLAPEAGGTLTLPLTVRLRLGGPEATRPRTDPAPAVPAAPTGDRPYLDPQDEAAARAYYADLAADLSPQARFVALSALLARTHTRPRGYDPKEEVYPWVDLWPDGRLRSLYSAREHAPEDLIAADRAAEARRLTLAAREGLDAGALEEALPYNCEHVVPQSWFAKREPMRGDLHHLFSCEPDCNSFRGNTPYFDFPDYGEALRSDCGRREPGEFEPAYGKGAAARATLYFLLRYPGVVRQYGEAALEVLLGWHAAQPPGDWERHRNAAIYVRQGNRNPLIDHPEWAATVAFTEGLGR from the coding sequence ATGGACATTCCGCGCGAGGTGCTCGACGAGACGCAGGCCCGCTACCTGGGGCGCGGGGAGGCCCGGCAGTCGTGCCGCGCCCGGCTGGAGCAGGGGGGACCGCTGGCCGCCGACACGCCCACGCGCGCCGAGGCCCGTCTGACCCGCCTGGGCGTGCCCCTGCCCGAGGCGCAGGCGGTGGTGGAGGGGCAGGCCGACGCCCAGACCGTCGCGGCCCGCCTGGGAACCGACGCCCGGTTGGGGCTGGAGCGGGTGCTGGGGGCCAACGACCTCGTGGGCGTGGCGTACCTCGACCTCGCGCGGGCGGCCTCGCGGGCGGTGGGGCGGGTGGTGCTGCGGGACGCGCGCGGGCGCACCGTGGGCTACGGCACCGGCTGGCTGTGCAGCCCGCGGCTGCTGCTCACCAACCACCACGTGCTGGAGTCGGCGGCCACGGCCCGCACGGCCGCCGTGCAGTTCGGCTACGAACTCGGCGGCGACGGCGCGCTGCGGACAGGAGCCGAACTGGCGCTGGACCCGGACACCCTGTTCCTGACCTCCGAGCCCCTGGACTACGCCCTGGTGGCGGTGCGCGGCGACACTTCGGCCTACGGGTGGCTGCCCCTGCTGGCGGCCCAGGGCAAGGTGCTGCTGGGCGAGGCGCTGAGCATCGTGCAGCACCCGGGCGGCGAACCCAAGCAGATCGCGCTGCGCGAGAACCGCCTCGTGGACCTGCTGCCCGACTTCCTGCACTACGAGACCGACACGGCGCCCGGCTCCAGCGGCAGCCCCGTGTTCAACGACGCCTGGGAAGTCGTGGCGCTGCACCACAGTGGCGTGCCCCGCCGCGACGCCCAGGGCCGGGTGCTGCGCCGCGACGGGCAGCCGCTCGCCCCCGGCGACCCCGACACCCTCATCGACTGGGTCGCCAACGAGGGCGTACGCGTGAGCCGGCTGGTCGAGGACCTGCGCCTGCGCCCCGAGGCCTCGGCCCCCCAGACCGCGCCGCTCCTCGCTGAGGCGCTGGCCGGTCAGCGCCCGGCGCCGCCCCAGGAAGCGGTGGCCGCTTCGGGACCGGTGCTCGACCTGGGCACGCTCGACCTGGCGCCTGAAGCCGGCGGGACCCTGACCCTGCCCCTCACCGTCCGCCTGCGCCTGGGCGGCCCCGAGGCGACCCGGCCCAGGACAGACCCGGCTCCGGCCGTTCCCGCAGCGCCGACCGGAGACCGGCCCTATCTCGACCCCCAGGACGAGGCGGCGGCGCGCGCCTACTACGCCGACCTCGCCGCCGACCTTTCCCCCCAGGCCCGCTTCGTGGCGCTTTCGGCGCTGCTGGCGCGCACGCACACGCGCCCGCGCGGCTACGACCCCAAGGAAGAGGTGTACCCCTGGGTGGACCTGTGGCCCGACGGCCGCCTGCGCAGCCTCTACAGTGCCCGCGAACATGCCCCCGAAGACCTGATCGCCGCCGACCGCGCCGCCGAGGCCCGCCGCCTGACCCTGGCCGCGCGTGAGGGGCTGGATGCCGGGGCGCTCGAAGAGGCGCTGCCCTACAACTGCGAGCACGTGGTGCCGCAGAGCTGGTTCGCCAAGCGCGAGCCGATGCGCGGCGACCTGCACCACCTGTTTTCCTGCGAGCCGGACTGCAACAGTTTCCGGGGCAACACGCCCTACTTCGACTTTCCCGACTACGGCGAGGCCCTGCGCTCGGACTGCGGGCGGCGGGAGCCCGGCGAGTTCGAACCGGCGTACGGCAAGGGCGCGGCGGCGCGCGCCACCCTGTATTTCCTGCTGCGTTACCCCGGCGTGGTGCGGCAGTACGGCGAGGCCGCGCTGGAGGTGCTGCTCGGCTGGCACGCGGCGCAGCCCCCCGGCGACTGGGAGCGCCACCGCAACGCGGCCATCTATGTGCGCCAGGGCAACCGCAATCCCCTCATCGACCACCCCGAGTGGGCTGCCACGGTCGCCTTTACGGAGGGCCTGGGGCGCTGA
- a CDS encoding 2-isopropylmalate synthase gives MTDQATSTTPERIRIFDTTLRDGEQSPGVALNHAQKLEIAHTLARLGVDVIEAGFPIASPGDLEGVSRIAREVRGPIITGLARAARPDIEAAARAIEAAEKPRIHTFIATSPIHMAKKLNLEPDAVVERAVQAVQYARSFVDDVEFSAEDATRSDWAFLARIFRAAVEAGATTVNVPDTVGYTTPKEMRELFAFLKGELPAHVILSSHCHDDLGMAVANSVAAAEGGARQIECTINGIGERAGNASLEEIVMAFHTRRDVYGFETGIRTRELYRASRLVSRLSGMPVQPNKAIVGDNAFAHESGIHQDGVIKARETYEIMNAELVGREAAVLVMGKHSGRAAFRKALNDLGYTDMPDDKVQSLFARFKDLADRKGQIYADDLRAMVEARSDVPQTFTLEGFQITSGMNMTPVAFVRLQTPDGLVDATAHGDGPVEAAYQAINKITGLAPTLESYRIQAVTRGGDALGEVSVGARYGESTLHGTGVATDIVEASARAWVRVQNMIVAGMGTERRQGEFAPGRL, from the coding sequence ATGACCGACCAGGCCACCAGCACCACCCCCGAACGCATCCGCATCTTCGACACGACCCTGCGTGACGGCGAGCAGTCGCCCGGCGTGGCGCTGAACCACGCCCAGAAGCTGGAAATCGCGCATACCCTGGCCCGGCTGGGCGTGGACGTGATCGAGGCCGGTTTCCCCATCGCCAGCCCCGGCGACCTGGAAGGCGTCTCGCGCATCGCCCGTGAGGTGCGCGGCCCCATCATCACCGGTCTGGCCCGCGCGGCGCGTCCGGACATCGAGGCGGCGGCCAGGGCCATCGAGGCGGCCGAGAAGCCGCGTATCCACACCTTCATCGCCACCAGCCCCATTCACATGGCCAAGAAGCTGAACCTGGAACCCGACGCCGTGGTCGAGCGCGCCGTGCAGGCCGTGCAGTACGCCCGGAGTTTCGTGGACGACGTGGAATTCAGCGCCGAGGACGCCACCCGCAGCGACTGGGCCTTCCTGGCGCGCATCTTCAGGGCGGCGGTGGAGGCCGGGGCCACGACCGTCAACGTGCCCGACACGGTGGGCTACACCACGCCCAAGGAGATGCGCGAACTGTTCGCCTTCCTGAAGGGCGAGCTGCCCGCCCACGTCATCCTGAGCAGCCACTGCCACGACGACCTGGGCATGGCGGTCGCCAACTCGGTCGCGGCGGCCGAGGGCGGCGCCCGGCAGATCGAATGCACCATCAACGGCATCGGCGAGCGCGCGGGCAACGCCAGCCTGGAAGAGATCGTGATGGCCTTCCACACCCGGCGCGACGTGTACGGCTTCGAGACCGGCATCCGCACCCGCGAGCTGTACCGCGCCTCGCGGCTGGTCAGCCGCCTGAGCGGGATGCCGGTGCAGCCCAACAAGGCGATCGTGGGCGACAACGCGTTCGCGCACGAGTCGGGCATCCACCAGGACGGCGTGATCAAGGCGCGCGAAACCTACGAGATCATGAACGCCGAGCTGGTGGGCCGCGAAGCCGCCGTGCTGGTCATGGGCAAGCACTCGGGCCGCGCCGCCTTCCGCAAGGCGCTGAATGACCTGGGCTACACGGACATGCCCGACGACAAGGTGCAGTCGCTGTTCGCCCGCTTCAAGGACCTGGCCGACCGCAAGGGCCAGATCTACGCCGACGACCTGCGCGCGATGGTCGAGGCCCGCAGCGACGTGCCGCAGACCTTCACGCTGGAAGGCTTCCAGATCACCTCGGGGATGAACATGACCCCGGTGGCCTTCGTGCGCCTCCAGACCCCCGACGGGCTGGTGGACGCCACCGCGCACGGCGACGGTCCGGTCGAGGCGGCGTACCAGGCCATCAACAAGATCACCGGGCTGGCCCCCACCCTGGAGAGCTACCGCATCCAGGCCGTGACGCGCGGCGGCGACGCGCTGGGCGAGGTCAGCGTGGGCGCGCGCTACGGCGAGTCCACCCTGCACGGCACCGGGGTCGCCACCGACATCGTCGAGGCGTCGGCCCGCGCCTGGGTGCGCGTGCAGAACATGATCGTGGCCGGCATGGGCACCGAACGCCGTCAGGGCGAATTCGCCCCCGGCCGCCTCTGA
- a CDS encoding DinB family protein, protein MTTLQNPAGLRALGATPDEARARLTKEFDRLEAHLRARQADWTRTQPGRDWSPAQEAEHVVLIDMGIARLLGLLLSERELTPSAQVPGTLRDGKRQTPPFAAPSADGLAWDTWETRWAEHRAAFEQVAAGVRETPGRTMWHPFFGELDALDWLRMVSGHARNHRLLLEQSAAAGA, encoded by the coding sequence ATGACCACCCTGCAAAACCCGGCCGGCCTGCGCGCGCTGGGGGCCACCCCCGACGAGGCGCGCGCCCGCCTGACCAAGGAATTCGACCGCCTGGAAGCGCATCTGCGTGCCCGGCAGGCCGACTGGACCCGCACCCAGCCCGGCCGCGACTGGTCGCCGGCCCAGGAAGCCGAACATGTCGTGCTGATCGATATGGGCATCGCGCGGCTGCTGGGGCTGCTGCTCTCTGAGCGCGAGCTGACGCCTTCGGCACAGGTTCCCGGCACCCTCAGGGACGGCAAACGCCAGACGCCGCCCTTCGCCGCGCCAAGTGCCGACGGGCTGGCCTGGGACACCTGGGAGACCCGCTGGGCCGAGCACCGCGCCGCCTTCGAGCAGGTGGCCGCCGGGGTCCGCGAAACGCCGGGCCGGACCATGTGGCACCCCTTCTTCGGCGAGCTGGACGCCCTCGACTGGCTGCGGATGGTGTCGGGCCACGCGCGCAACCACCGTCTCCTGCTCGAACAGAGTGCGGCGGCCGGCGCGTGA
- a CDS encoding antibiotic biosynthesis monooxygenase family protein: MTLPILEIALLQVRPGQTPAFEAAFAQAQALIAVIPGYLRHDLQRCLEDDHRYALLVWWETLEAHTVGFRGSPEYQEWRALLHRFYDPFPTVEHFVDVTPGRAPAL, translated from the coding sequence ATGACCCTACCCATTCTCGAAATCGCCCTGTTGCAGGTGCGCCCCGGCCAGACCCCGGCCTTCGAGGCCGCTTTCGCCCAGGCCCAGGCACTCATCGCGGTGATCCCGGGGTACCTGCGTCACGACCTCCAGCGTTGCCTGGAAGACGACCACCGCTACGCCCTGCTGGTGTGGTGGGAGACGCTGGAAGCCCACACGGTCGGGTTTCGGGGCTCGCCCGAGTATCAGGAGTGGCGCGCGCTGCTGCACCGCTTCTACGACCCCTTCCCCACCGTCGAGCATTTCGTGGACGTGACGCCAGGCCGCGCCCCGGCTCTCTGA
- a CDS encoding sensor histidine kinase encodes MSESPAALTVPASLAARLRHLTGALAAARTRAEVLDLAFQGAALFGAAGVAQGPGLSGERPAAVAGTGAAGPVDHLALPLDETGALGTLALDFRPPRTLTSAERRALEALAHRTGLALRRADLLAELEADSPALTESGAVPGVDGSGAGPGPGTAAPSEEQAALRTFVRFSEAASHATTMEDLTRLALHALREILPGSTAGFYERRGESWWPRLLDDRISDDLRGRLEQGLAPETPVMAQMIAQQAPVFIDDWDEAEQDIAHTAEFQAVALYPVGQGGEIVAALAVGLEAPGRWDARSRGLVEALGRSFALLHERVAAAEELQCQRLEAQRQVQVLSAFAQLARHLLRETDRYALIRQAQQIVLSLLPRGCAVYWEPEGGLWRIRAQTGQFGHEDIQQAASAGLPLDMALLAGPWATGEALYQDRYAAGTDIAAAPQSQMQTAASLPLKVGGQLIGVFVVGLFEQRTWTQADRTMLDTAAQSLSLALERAQGALALADRTAELERANRDLQTSNEELEAFTYSASHDLRAPVRHVQGFAEMAQRALDKDQPGKAREYLGVVTGAADRMTAMIDAMLVLSRAGRTEMRTQSVPLAALTQRAQQDARMEFPDQAVEWDVGDLPAVQGDPVSLQQVMTNLLSNAVKYSQGPAPARVRVWAEDRPGEVAVFVQDHGVGYDPRYARKLFGAFQRLHTQAEFPGTGIGLATVRRIVSRHGGQVTAQGEPGAGATFGFTLPRP; translated from the coding sequence ATGTCCGAGTCTCCTGCGGCCTTGACCGTGCCGGCCTCCCTGGCGGCGCGCCTCCGGCACCTGACCGGGGCCCTGGCCGCCGCCCGGACGCGCGCGGAGGTTCTCGACCTCGCCTTCCAGGGGGCCGCCCTGTTCGGAGCGGCCGGAGTGGCCCAGGGTCCCGGTCTTTCCGGCGAGCGCCCGGCCGCTGTGGCCGGCACCGGCGCGGCTGGCCCCGTGGATCACCTCGCCCTGCCACTGGACGAGACCGGGGCCCTGGGCACCCTGGCCCTGGACTTCCGGCCGCCCAGAACCCTGACCTCCGCAGAGCGCCGGGCGCTGGAGGCGCTGGCCCACCGCACGGGCCTGGCCCTGCGCCGCGCCGACCTGCTGGCCGAGCTGGAGGCCGATTCCCCCGCCCTGACCGAGTCAGGCGCGGTCCCCGGAGTGGACGGAAGCGGCGCAGGGCCAGGCCCTGGGACCGCCGCGCCGAGCGAGGAACAGGCCGCGCTGCGGACCTTCGTGCGGTTCAGCGAGGCGGCGAGCCACGCCACGACCATGGAGGACCTGACGCGGCTCGCCCTGCACGCCCTGCGCGAGATTCTGCCGGGCAGCACGGCCGGCTTCTACGAGCGGCGCGGCGAGTCGTGGTGGCCCCGGCTGCTCGACGACCGGATTTCGGACGACCTGCGCGGGCGGCTGGAACAGGGGCTGGCCCCGGAAACGCCGGTCATGGCCCAGATGATCGCCCAGCAGGCCCCGGTCTTCATCGACGACTGGGACGAAGCCGAGCAGGACATCGCCCACACGGCCGAGTTTCAGGCGGTGGCGCTGTATCCGGTGGGGCAGGGCGGCGAGATCGTCGCGGCGCTCGCGGTGGGCCTGGAGGCTCCGGGCCGCTGGGACGCCCGGTCGCGCGGGCTGGTCGAGGCCCTCGGGCGCAGCTTCGCGCTGCTGCACGAACGGGTGGCCGCCGCCGAGGAACTGCAGTGCCAGCGGCTCGAAGCGCAGCGGCAGGTGCAGGTGCTGTCGGCCTTCGCGCAGCTGGCCCGCCACCTGCTGCGCGAGACCGACCGCTACGCCCTGATCCGGCAGGCCCAGCAGATCGTGCTGTCGCTGCTGCCCCGGGGCTGCGCGGTGTACTGGGAACCGGAAGGCGGACTGTGGCGCATCAGGGCGCAGACCGGCCAGTTCGGCCATGAGGACATCCAGCAGGCCGCCAGTGCCGGACTGCCGCTGGACATGGCCCTGCTGGCCGGCCCCTGGGCCACCGGCGAAGCGCTGTACCAGGACCGCTACGCGGCCGGCACCGATATTGCGGCCGCTCCGCAGAGTCAGATGCAGACCGCCGCCAGCCTTCCCCTCAAGGTCGGCGGACAGCTGATCGGCGTGTTCGTGGTCGGTCTCTTCGAGCAGCGGACCTGGACCCAGGCCGACCGCACGATGCTGGACACCGCCGCGCAGAGCCTGAGCCTGGCCCTGGAGCGCGCGCAGGGCGCCCTGGCCCTGGCCGACCGTACGGCGGAGCTCGAACGTGCCAACCGCGACCTCCAGACCTCCAACGAGGAACTGGAGGCCTTCACCTACAGCGCCTCGCACGACCTGCGCGCCCCGGTGCGGCATGTCCAGGGCTTTGCCGAGATGGCCCAGCGCGCCCTGGACAAGGACCAGCCCGGCAAGGCCCGCGAGTACCTGGGGGTGGTGACGGGGGCCGCCGACCGCATGACCGCCATGATCGACGCCATGCTGGTGCTGTCGCGGGCCGGACGCACCGAGATGCGCACCCAGAGCGTGCCGCTCGCGGCCCTGACGCAGCGGGCGCAGCAGGACGCGCGCATGGAATTTCCGGACCAGGCGGTCGAGTGGGACGTGGGCGACCTTCCGGCGGTGCAGGGCGACCCGGTGTCGCTGCAACAGGTGATGACCAACCTCCTCTCGAACGCCGTGAAATACAGCCAGGGCCCGGCCCCCGCCCGCGTGCGGGTCTGGGCCGAGGACCGCCCCGGCGAGGTGGCCGTATTCGTCCAGGACCACGGCGTCGGCTACGATCCGCGTTATGCCCGCAAGCTGTTCGGGGCCTTCCAACGCCTGCACACCCAGGCGGAATTTCCCGGCACCGGCATCGGGCTGGCGACCGTGCGGCGCATCGTGAGCCGCCACGGCGGGCAGGTCACGGCCCAGGGCGAGCCGGGCGCGGGCGCCACCTTCGGCTTCACCCTGCCCAGACCCTGA
- a CDS encoding metallophosphoesterase family protein: MRLAILGDVHGNAFALRAVLDDIAAAAPDEVLNLGDAVWGASDPAAAWALQQEHAPPSVRGNTDERVAGLRDGKAALRDWLLPLLPPDAPRQLGALPTTLDTADGEVRVAHGSLRSPWEDLLLTKGEEGTRSATRPEIRERLGDFVGRVVVVGHTHWEMLSVVDGVTVVNAGPVSRQKDGLPLARWVLLTRRGGVWTPEFRRTPYDTAAAAAWARAHGPEGIGGREAAQLLSGKEA, from the coding sequence GTGCGACTCGCCATTCTGGGTGACGTGCACGGCAACGCCTTCGCGCTGCGGGCCGTGCTGGACGATATTGCCGCCGCCGCCCCCGACGAGGTCCTGAACCTGGGCGACGCCGTGTGGGGGGCGTCCGACCCCGCCGCCGCCTGGGCGCTGCAACAGGAACACGCCCCACCGAGCGTGCGCGGCAACACCGACGAGCGGGTGGCGGGGCTGCGCGACGGCAAGGCGGCCCTGCGCGACTGGCTGCTGCCGTTGCTGCCGCCGGACGCCCCCCGGCAGCTCGGAGCGCTGCCGACCACGCTGGACACGGCAGACGGCGAGGTGCGGGTGGCCCACGGCAGCCTGCGCAGCCCCTGGGAGGACCTGCTGCTCACCAAGGGAGAGGAGGGCACCCGCTCCGCCACCCGCCCGGAAATCCGCGAGCGGCTGGGCGACTTCGTGGGCCGCGTGGTCGTGGTGGGCCACACCCACTGGGAGATGCTGAGCGTGGTGGACGGCGTGACGGTCGTGAATGCCGGGCCGGTGTCGCGCCAGAAAGACGGGCTGCCCCTGGCCCGCTGGGTGCTGCTCACCCGGCGCGGGGGCGTCTGGACACCCGAATTCCGCCGTACGCCCTACGACACGGCCGCCGCCGCCGCCTGGGCGCGGGCGCACGGCCCGGAAGGCATCGGCGGGCGTGAGGCCGCGCAGCTCCTGAGCGGCAAGGAAGCCTGA